In the Theobroma cacao cultivar B97-61/B2 chromosome 1, Criollo_cocoa_genome_V2, whole genome shotgun sequence genome, one interval contains:
- the LOC18612142 gene encoding probable galacturonosyltransferase 15: MKFYISTTGIKRVTISNSTGGGGGGKGATVALTGAAAARGRLSSRTVLPVVLVLGIVLPFLFVRIAFLVLESASSSSCSSPIDCIGWRLFSGGDTSQKLREELTRALMELKDGNGVEGGIEGSLDSFDQLVEEMTSKQQDIKAFAFKTKAMLLGMEQKVQSAKKRELMYWYLASRGVPKSLHCLCLKLAEEYAVNAIARSRLPSPEHVSRLADTSFYHVVLLTDNVLAASVVISSTVENAANPEKLVFHIVTDKKTYTPMHAWFAINSVESAAVEVKGLHQYDWSQEVNVGVKQMLEIHRLIWSHYYNNLEEEDFEYEGEHKSCLEALSPSCLSLMNHLRIYIPELFPDLNKIVFLDDDVVVQHDISSLWTLDLSGKVVGAVVDSWCGDNCCPGRKYKDYLNFSQPIISSNLDQDRCAWLSGMNIFDLEAWRRTNITTSYHKWLKLSLNSGLTLWQPGVLPPALLAFEGHVHPIDPLWHVAGLGYRSPSAHGEILEAAAVLHFTGPAKPWLEIGSPEVRSLWNRHVNFSNSFIRKCRILG; this comes from the exons ATGAAGTTCTACATATCAACAACAGGGATAAAGAGGGTTACAATATCGAACTCGACTGGAGGTGGAGGAGGAGGCAAGGGAGCGACGGTGGCACTTACGGGGGCTGCGGCGGCGCGTGGACGGCTATCGAGCCGGACAGTGTTGCCGGTGGTGTTGGTTTTGGGGATCGTTTTGCCTTTCCTTTTCGTTAGAATTGCCTTCTTGGTTCTTGAATCTGCTTCTTCTTCGTCTTGTTCTTCCCCTATCG ATTGTATAGGTTGGAGGCTTTTCAGTGGGGGTGACACATCTCAG AAACTCAGAGAAGAACTGACAAGGGCACTAATGGAGTTGAAAGATGGCAACGGTGTTGAAGGGGGAATAGAGGGTTCACTGGACTCATTCGACCAGCTTGTGGAGGAGATGACTTCAAAACAACAAGACATCAAGGCCTTTGCTTTCAAGACAAAGGCAATG CTATTAGGTATGGAGCAGAAGGTCCAGTCAGCCAAGAAGCGTGAGTTAATGTACTGGTATTTAGCTTCACGTGGTGTCCCGAAGAGCCTGCATTGCCTTTGCCTGAAACTGGCAGAAGAGTATGCTGTAAATGCAATAGCCCGCTCTCGTTTACCTTCACCTGAACATGTTTCTCGTCTCGCTGACACATCCTTTTACCACGTTGTGCTTCTGACCGATAATGTCCTGGCTGCCTCTGTTGTTATCTCTTCTACAGTTGAAAATGCAGCAAATCCTGAAAAATTGGTGTTTCACATAGTAACAGACAAGAAAACTTACACCCCGATGCATGCATGGTTTGCAATAAACTCTGTCGAATCAGCAGCAGTGGAAGTCAAGGGATTACATCAATATGATTGGTCTCAGGAGGTGAATGTCGGAGTTAAGCAGATGTTGGAAATTCATCGCTTGATTTGGAGTCATTACTACAACAATCTGGAAGAAGAAGACTTTGAATATGAAGGAGAGCATAAAAGTTGTTTGGAGGCTTTAAGCCCTAGCTGCCTCTCCCTTATGAATCATCTTCGCATTTATATCCCTGAA CTGTTTCCAGATCTCAACAAGATAGTATTCTTGGATGATGATGTTGTTGTACAACATGACATATCATCTCTGTGGACATTGGATCTCAGTGGGAAAGTTGTTGGTGCAGTTGTTGACTCATGGTGTGGAGACAACTGTTGTCCAGGAAGGAAATACAAGGACTACTTGAATTTCTCACAACCAATAATTTCATCCAACCTTGATCAAGATCGTTGTGCATGGCTTTCTGGAATGAATATCTTCGATCTTGAAGCATGGAGGAGGACCAACATCACAACATCTTATCATAAATGGTTGAAACTT AGTCTCAATTCTGGGTTGACGCTATGGCAACCGGGTGTGCTTCCACCAGCCTTACTTGCTTTTGAGGGTCATGTGCATCCTATTGATCCTTTATGGCATGTGGCTGGGTTAGGCTATCGATCCCCGTCTGCTCACGGAGAGATATTGGAGGCTGCTGCTGTTTTGCATTTCACTGGCCCTGCAAAGCCATGGCTTGAGATTGGGTCTCCGGAGGTACGAAGCCTTTGGAATAGACATGTAAATTTCTCAAACAGCTTTATTAGGAAATGTAGAATTTTGGGGTAG
- the LOC18612146 gene encoding trifunctional UDP-glucose 4,6-dehydratase/UDP-4-keto-6-deoxy-D-glucose 3,5-epimerase/UDP-4-keto-L-rhamnose-reductase RHM1 — protein MATRYTPKNILITGAAGFIASHVCNRLIRNYPDYKIVVLDKLDYCSSLKNLNPARLSPNFKFIKGDIASADLVQFILLTESIDTIMHFAAQTHVDNSFGNSFEFTKNNIYGTHVLLEACKVTGQVKRFIHVSTDEVYGETDEDAVVGNHEASQLLPTNPYSATKAGAEMLVMAYGRSYGLPVITTRGNNVYGTNQFPEKLIPKFILLAMNGKPLPIHGDGSNVRSYLYCEDVAEAFEVILHKGEVGHVYNIGTKKERRVIDVAKDICRLFSLDPDAQIKFVDNRPFNDQRYFLDDQKLKSLGWYEKTTWEEGLKKTMEWYVRNPDWWGDVSGALLPHPRMLMLPGIDRQFNAPDTSNNDSAPVTNNFSQSRMLVPAPKNNLPAQKPSLKFLIYGRTGWIGGLLGKICEKQGIPFEYGKGRLEQRSQLLADIQTVKPTHVFNAAGVTGRPNVDWCETHKPETIRTNVVGTLTLADICREHDLLMVNYATGCIFEYDATHPLGSGIGFKEEDKPNFTGSFYSKTKAMVEELLREYDNVCTLRVRMPISSDLSNPRNFITKIARYSKVVDIPNSMTILDELLPISIEMAKRNLRGIWNFTNPGVVSHNEILQMYKDYIDPNFNWVNFTLEEQARVIVAPRSNNELDASKLKEEFPEILSIKDSLIKYVFEPNSNRKTFTGGLPK, from the exons ATGGCTACTCGGTACACACCAAAGAACATCCTCATCACTGGAGCTGCTGGCTTCATAGCTTCCCATGTCTGCAACCGGCTCATCCGTAACTATCCAGACTACAAAATTGTAGTCCTTGACAAGCTTGATTACTGCTCAAGCCTAAAGAACCTCAACCCCGCACGGTTATCTCCAAATTTTAAGTTCATCAAGGGAGATATTGCAAGTGCTGATCTGGTTCAGTTTATCCTTCTTACTGAGTCCATCGATACAATCATGCACTTTGCAGCCCAGACTCATGTTGACAACTCCTTTGGGAACAGTTTTGAGTTCACTAAAAACAACATTTATGGAACCCATGTTCTCCTAGAAGCATGCAAAGTCACTGGCCAAGTGAAGAGGTTCATCCATGTAAGCACAGATGAGGTTTATGGGGAGACGGATGAAGATGCTGTAGTGGGAAATCATGAGGCTTCTCAGCTCCTTCCAACAAACCCATATTCTGCCACTAAAGCTGGAGCAGAGATGCTGGTGATGGCATACGGGCGCTCATACGGACTGCCTGTGATAACCACTAGAGGAAACAATGTTTATGGGACCAATCAATTCCCAGAAAAGCTTATTCCCAAATTTATCCTATTGGCCATGAATGGAAAGCCTCTTCCAATTCACGGGGATGGGTCAAATGTAAGGAGTTATCTCTATTGTGAGGATGTTGCCGAGGCCTTTGAAGTCATTCTCCACAAGGGTGAAGTAGGCCATGTATACAACATAGgcacaaagaaagaaaggagagtgATTGATGTGGCCAAGGATATTTGCAGGCTTTTTTCCTTGGACCCAGACGCCCAGATTAAGTTTGTGGATAATCGTCCTTTCAATGATCAGAGATATTTCTTGGATGATCAAAAGCTGAAAAGCTTGGGATGGTATGAAAAGACGACATGGGAGGAGGGTCTTAAGAAGACTATGGAATGGTATGTTAGGAATCCTGATTGGTGGGGCGATGTTTCTGGAGCACTGCTACCCCATCCAAGGATGCTGATGCTGCCTGGAATCGACAGGCAATTTAATGCCCCTGATACGAGCAATAATGATTCCGCTCCTGTTACAAACAATTTCAGTCAGAGCAGGATGTTGGTTCCAGCTCCAAAAAACAATTTACCTGCTCAAAAGCCATCCCTTAAGTTTTTGATTTATGGCAGAACAGGTTGGATAGGGGGACTTCTTGGGAAGATATGTGAGAAGCAAGGTATACCCTTTGAGTATGGAAAAGGGCGTTTGGAGCAACGTTCACAGCTTTTGGCTGATATTCAAACTGTTAAGCCAACCCATGTTTTCAATGCAGCCGGAGTGACAGGTAGACCAAATGTGGATTGGTGTGAAACTCATAAGCCTGAAACAATTAGAACCAATGTTGTTGGCACATTAACCTTGGCAGACATCTGCAGGGAACATGACCTCCTAATGGTTAATTATGCTACTGGTTGTATCTTTGAATATGATGCTACACATCCTCTAGGGTCAGGAATTGGGTTCAAGGAGGAAGACAAGCCCAATTTTACTGGTTCTTTCTATTCCAAAACCAAAGCCATG GTTGAAGAGCTTCTGAGGGAGTATGACAATGTTTGCACTCTCAGAGTCCGGATGCCTATATCATCAGATCTTAGCAATCCACGGAACTTTATCACAAAGATTGCTCGATATAGCAAGGTGGTTGACATTCCAAACAGCATGACCATATTGGATGAGCTTCTACCCATTTCAATTGAGATGGCCAAAAGGAACCTGAGGGGAATATGGAACTTTACAAATCCTGGTGTTGTGAGTCACAATGAGATTCTGCAAATGTACAAGGACTATATTGACCCAAATTTCAACTGGGTTAATTTCACACTGGAAGAACAGGCCAGGGTTATTGTTGCACCTAGGAGTAACAATGAATTGGATGCATCTAAGCTGAAGGAGGAGTTCCCTGAGATACTGTCTATCAAGGACTCACTGATAAAATATGTCTTCGAACCCAACAGCAATAGGAAAACCTTCACTGGGGGACTGCCAAAGTAA